The Streptomyces sp. NBC_00659 genomic interval GGCGCGGTCGTCTACGCCCTCCAGCGCCCCGATCCCTCACCGCGCTGGTTCGGCTTCCACGAGGTGTTCCACGCTCTGACCGTGGCGGCCTTCACGGCGCACTACATCGCCATCTCCCTGGCCGTCTACTGACCGCGACAACGTTTTGGCCAGGGCCGCTGGTCACGCACGTTGCCGCGTGCCGGGCCGCGACGGGCAGGGCGGCCGTCGAGGCATCGCGCCGCGCGCGAAAGCCGTCCGCTCCTCCGCACCGCGGTCCAAGGGCCGCCCGAAGCGGGGGAGCGGAACACTCCCAAGGTCATCGCCCGGGAGTGGTCCGCCCCGTTGGCGACGGGGCGGAGGCGTCGGCGAGGTTGGCGCCGGTGTCGGCGTCCCGATGGGAGTGGCCGATGCCGTGCCAGTCGAGGCACATGACGGTCGCGTCGTCCTGCAGGTGACCGTGGTTGGCCTCGACGACCGCGGCGATGAGGGTGCGGGCGGCCTCGCGGGGATGCAGCGCGCGGGTGCGGACGATCAGGTCCGGCAGATCAAGGCTGTTGGCGTTGCGCTCCAGCATGCCGTCGGTCAGCATCACCAGCCGGTCGCCCGGCCGCAGGTCCAGCGACTGGACCCGGTAGCTGTGCGGTGCGTGGAAGCCGAACGGCATATCGATCTTCGGAGTGATCTCCCGCACCTGCCCGTCCCGCATCCTCAGTGGCCAGGGGTGCCCGGCGTTGATGAACTCGGCGGTGCCGTCGAGCAGGCTGATGCGCAGGAGCTGCCCGGTGACGTAGCCGTGGCGGCCGTGCTCGCGCACGGCCTGATCGGCCTGATCGCCCTGTTCGGCGAGGCCGGCGCCGGCCCGCCGTGCCCGGCGCAGGGCGCCCACCAGGAGAGTTGCGAGCAGAGCGGCATCGACATCGTGGCCCATGGCGTCGGTGACGGAGAGCTGGACCGTGTCCCGGTCGATCACGTAGTCGAAGGTGTCACCCCCGACGTGATCGGCCGGCTCCAGTGCCCCGGCGACCGCGAACTGGGCCGCCTCACATGCCAGTGATGCCGGGAGCAGCCTGTGCTGGATCTCGGCGGCCAG includes:
- a CDS encoding PP2C family protein-serine/threonine phosphatase: MTLAGTLAAAEAAAPVESLDVVARMLKERLGAAAVSFLITDFSGGSVVRLGAAGSVETDEPARRITLRGTLYDDVIRTQRPSVEDKGEGGLVRLVAPVTNRGDAIGLLELFLPVAPDAEVMQEVSETAHALAYIVIANRSFTDVYQWGRRTAPLSLAAEIQHRLLPASLACEAAQFAVAGALEPADHVGGDTFDYVIDRDTVQLSVTDAMGHDVDAALLATLLVGALRRARRAGAGLAEQGDQADQAVREHGRHGYVTGQLLRISLLDGTAEFINAGHPWPLRMRDGQVREITPKIDMPFGFHAPHSYRVQSLDLRPGDRLVMLTDGMLERNANSLDLPDLIVRTRALHPREAARTLIAAVVEANHGHLQDDATVMCLDWHGIGHSHRDADTGANLADASAPSPTGRTTPGR